From the genome of Labrus bergylta chromosome 12, fLabBer1.1, whole genome shotgun sequence, one region includes:
- the znf512b gene encoding zinc finger protein 512B isoform X2 gives MGTSPKRGPVCDEPAEGKRKGRPKAEVQELRSIPAHMIVQWKEEFKRRSRVKCPCSGCWLEFPSIYGVKYHYQRCQGATVAEKLSHACPYCEAVFATKVRLQKHKLWNHPDGVSMEPKGEQQKLQKTPVKFNTKKRPMENSPPSPVFFKVKKTHEVSTPSQNGEMAHQRSERKQHSHNQPSQQIHQSQPVQPQSQQSQSQSTSSDAGGSESEGGSLPPSLPDEDPERMRHRRKQKTPKKFTGEQPSISGTFGLKGMTKVEEKLKAGRVKRSEGSGLNEDPQRRPTSSQSSKKDHATTSSGTVPDTQWQRSISDRGEVVCPTCSIVTRKTIHGLKKHMEICQKLQDALKCQQCHKQFRSKAGLNYHTMAEHSTKPSGSEGQTGDKHDDRERLRRVLKQMGRIKCPSEGCSAHFSSLMGFQYHQKRCGGEFSDDEKPVFLCQHCGKNYRSKAGRDYHVRTEHLPAMTTTVTATNSKDNITDTNNNTGKERVVSEEAPTISKKEQSQPEKQDWQEKAPSIQPKEKERETRDLNREKAKEHERKKDKAAQNESQGDDFERTPSGRVRRRSAQVAVFHLQEIAEDELAKDWGTKRRIKDDLVPDSKRLNYTRPGLPNFSPELLETWKNQVKEKGFICCINVNCEAVYSSVSGLKAHLANCSQGGGELGKYTCLICQKEFSSESGVKYHISKTHSQNWFRAAATQVVSSSKSKVPEEDDGIKAEVRNGATTGKKRGRKPKERPPVEEPLQTKTEAASPTQNSAPAGNPSSGPTQSPTLIPDPTDSNNSGQNRQPILSTPRRSKPKRLWFSE, from the exons ATGGGGACATCTCCAAAGAGAG gtcCGGTGTGTGATGAGCCAGCAGAGGGGAAGAGGAAAGGTCGTCCTAAAGCAGAAGTGCAGGAACTGAGAAGCATCCCT GCCCATATGATAGTACAATGGAAGGAAGAGTTTAAGCGCCGCTCCAGGGTTAAGTGTCCGTGTTCAGGCTGCTGGTTAGAGTTTCCCAGCATCTATGGCGTCAAGTACCACTATCAACGCTGCCAGGGG GCCACTGTAGCTGAGAAGCTGAGTCACGCCTGTCCCTACTGTGAGGCAGTGTTTGCCACAAAGGTTCGCCTGCAGAAGCACAAGCTATGGAACCACCCAGACGGAGTTAGCATGGAGCCCAAGGGCGAGCAGCAAAAGCTTCAAAAGACCCCCGTCAAGTTCAACACCAAGAAAAG GCCCATGGAGAACAGTCCCCCCTCTCCGGTGTTCTTCAAAGTGAAAAAGACGCACGAGGTGTCCACGCCCTCTCAGAACGGGGAGATGGCCCACCAGAGGAGTGAGAGGAAACAGCACAGCCATAATCAGCCTTCACAGCAGATTCACCAGTCCCAGCCGGTCCAGCCTCAGAGCCAGCAGTCGCAGTCCCAAAGTACGTCGTCTGACGCAGGGGGCAGTGAGAGCGAGGGGGGCAGCCTTCCCCCTTCTCTTCCCGATGAAGACCCAGAGAGAATGAGACACA GACGGAAGCAGAAAACACCGAAAAAGTTCACTGGAGAGCAGCCGTCTATATCTGGAACATTTGGATTGAAAG GTATGACTAAAGTGGAGGAGAAGCTGAAGGCAGGTCGTGTGAAGAGATCGGAGGGGAGTGGGCTCAACGAGGATCCTCAGAGAAGACCGACTTCAAGTCAGTCCTCGAAGAAAGATCACGCCACAACCAGCTCTG GGACTGTACCTGACACCCAATGGCAGCGAAGCATCTCAGATAGAGGTGAAGTTGTGTGTCCCACCTGCTCCATCGTCACCAGGAAAACAATCCACGGCCTCAAGAAACACATGGAGATTTGTCAGAAG CTTCAGGACGCTCTGAAGTGCCAGCAGTGCCACAAACAGTTCAGGTCAAAGGCCGGCCTCAACTACCACACCATGGCTGAACACAGCACCAAG CCCTCGGGGAGCGAAGGCCAGACGGGCGACAAACACGACGACAGAGAAAGGCTGCGCCGAGTACTCAAACAGATGGGACGAATCAAGTGTCCCAGTGAG GGCTGTTCAGCACACTTCTCCAGTCTAATGGGCTTCCAGTACCACCAGAAACGCTGTGGAGGAGAGTTCTCTGATGACGAGAAGCCTGTCTTTCTATGCCAGCACTGTGGAAAAAATTACCGCTCCAAAGCTGGCAGGGACTACCATGTGCGTACCGAACACTTGCCGGCTATGACCACCACAGTGACAGCTACCAACAGCAAGGACAACATCACtgacaccaacaacaacacagggaAAGAGAGG GTAGTCTCTGAGGAAGCTCCGACAATAAGCAAAAAGGAGCAAAGCCAGCCTGAGAAGCAGGATTGGCAGGAGAAAGCACCATCCATCCAGCCgaaggagaaggaaagagaaaCCAGGGACTTGAACAGGGAAAAGGCAAAGGAGCATGAGCGGAAGAAAGACAAAGCAGCACAGAACGAGAGCCAGGGGGACGACTTTGAACGGACCCCCAGTGGCAGAGTGAGGCGCCGGTCGGCTCAGGTGGCCGTGTTCCACCTGCAGGAGATAGCAGAGGACGAGCTGGCAAAAGACTGGGGCACGAAGCGCCGCATCAAAGATGACCTGGTGCCTGATAGCAAGAGG TTAAACTACACCCGTCCTGGCCTCCCAAACTTCAGCCCAGAGCTCTTAGAGACCTGGAAGAACCAAGTCAAGGAGAAGGGCTTCATCTGCTGCATCAATGTG AACTGTGAGGCTGTCTATTCAAGTGTGTCAGGACTAAAAGCGCATCTCGCCAACTGCAGCCAG GGCGGGGGTGAACTTGGGAAGTACACTTGTCTGATTTGCCAGAAGGAGTTCAGCTCAGAGAGCGGTGTGAAGTATCACATCagtaaaacacactcacag AACTGGTTTCGAGCAGCAGCCACTCAAGTCGTGTCCAGTAGCAAGAGCAAAGTGCCAGAGGAGGATGACGGGATAAAAGCTGAAGTGAGGAACGGTGCCACAACCGGTAAGAAGAGGGGACGCAAGCCCAAAGAGCGCCCACCCGTCGAGGAGCCTCTCCAAACAAAGACTGAAGCAGCTTCTCCTACTCAAAACTCAGCCCCTGCAGGGAACCCTTCCTCAGGCCCAACACAGTCTCCCACCCTGATCCCTGACCCAACGGACAGTAACAATTCAGGCCAAAACAGACAGCCAATCCTCTCTACCCCCAGACGAAGCAAACCTAAGAGGCTGTGGTTTTCAGAGTAG
- the znf512b gene encoding zinc finger protein 512B isoform X1, which yields MESPSGPRLGKLSSSGLPRARTLKHGHPQEPVRPTPSPENNNKHSPVCDEPAEGKRKGRPKAEVQELRSIPAHMIVQWKEEFKRRSRVKCPCSGCWLEFPSIYGVKYHYQRCQGATVAEKLSHACPYCEAVFATKVRLQKHKLWNHPDGVSMEPKGEQQKLQKTPVKFNTKKRPMENSPPSPVFFKVKKTHEVSTPSQNGEMAHQRSERKQHSHNQPSQQIHQSQPVQPQSQQSQSQSTSSDAGGSESEGGSLPPSLPDEDPERMRHRRKQKTPKKFTGEQPSISGTFGLKGMTKVEEKLKAGRVKRSEGSGLNEDPQRRPTSSQSSKKDHATTSSGTVPDTQWQRSISDRGEVVCPTCSIVTRKTIHGLKKHMEICQKLQDALKCQQCHKQFRSKAGLNYHTMAEHSTKPSGSEGQTGDKHDDRERLRRVLKQMGRIKCPSEGCSAHFSSLMGFQYHQKRCGGEFSDDEKPVFLCQHCGKNYRSKAGRDYHVRTEHLPAMTTTVTATNSKDNITDTNNNTGKERVVSEEAPTISKKEQSQPEKQDWQEKAPSIQPKEKERETRDLNREKAKEHERKKDKAAQNESQGDDFERTPSGRVRRRSAQVAVFHLQEIAEDELAKDWGTKRRIKDDLVPDSKRLNYTRPGLPNFSPELLETWKNQVKEKGFICCINVNCEAVYSSVSGLKAHLANCSQGGGELGKYTCLICQKEFSSESGVKYHISKTHSQNWFRAAATQVVSSSKSKVPEEDDGIKAEVRNGATTGKKRGRKPKERPPVEEPLQTKTEAASPTQNSAPAGNPSSGPTQSPTLIPDPTDSNNSGQNRQPILSTPRRSKPKRLWFSE from the exons gtcCGGTGTGTGATGAGCCAGCAGAGGGGAAGAGGAAAGGTCGTCCTAAAGCAGAAGTGCAGGAACTGAGAAGCATCCCT GCCCATATGATAGTACAATGGAAGGAAGAGTTTAAGCGCCGCTCCAGGGTTAAGTGTCCGTGTTCAGGCTGCTGGTTAGAGTTTCCCAGCATCTATGGCGTCAAGTACCACTATCAACGCTGCCAGGGG GCCACTGTAGCTGAGAAGCTGAGTCACGCCTGTCCCTACTGTGAGGCAGTGTTTGCCACAAAGGTTCGCCTGCAGAAGCACAAGCTATGGAACCACCCAGACGGAGTTAGCATGGAGCCCAAGGGCGAGCAGCAAAAGCTTCAAAAGACCCCCGTCAAGTTCAACACCAAGAAAAG GCCCATGGAGAACAGTCCCCCCTCTCCGGTGTTCTTCAAAGTGAAAAAGACGCACGAGGTGTCCACGCCCTCTCAGAACGGGGAGATGGCCCACCAGAGGAGTGAGAGGAAACAGCACAGCCATAATCAGCCTTCACAGCAGATTCACCAGTCCCAGCCGGTCCAGCCTCAGAGCCAGCAGTCGCAGTCCCAAAGTACGTCGTCTGACGCAGGGGGCAGTGAGAGCGAGGGGGGCAGCCTTCCCCCTTCTCTTCCCGATGAAGACCCAGAGAGAATGAGACACA GACGGAAGCAGAAAACACCGAAAAAGTTCACTGGAGAGCAGCCGTCTATATCTGGAACATTTGGATTGAAAG GTATGACTAAAGTGGAGGAGAAGCTGAAGGCAGGTCGTGTGAAGAGATCGGAGGGGAGTGGGCTCAACGAGGATCCTCAGAGAAGACCGACTTCAAGTCAGTCCTCGAAGAAAGATCACGCCACAACCAGCTCTG GGACTGTACCTGACACCCAATGGCAGCGAAGCATCTCAGATAGAGGTGAAGTTGTGTGTCCCACCTGCTCCATCGTCACCAGGAAAACAATCCACGGCCTCAAGAAACACATGGAGATTTGTCAGAAG CTTCAGGACGCTCTGAAGTGCCAGCAGTGCCACAAACAGTTCAGGTCAAAGGCCGGCCTCAACTACCACACCATGGCTGAACACAGCACCAAG CCCTCGGGGAGCGAAGGCCAGACGGGCGACAAACACGACGACAGAGAAAGGCTGCGCCGAGTACTCAAACAGATGGGACGAATCAAGTGTCCCAGTGAG GGCTGTTCAGCACACTTCTCCAGTCTAATGGGCTTCCAGTACCACCAGAAACGCTGTGGAGGAGAGTTCTCTGATGACGAGAAGCCTGTCTTTCTATGCCAGCACTGTGGAAAAAATTACCGCTCCAAAGCTGGCAGGGACTACCATGTGCGTACCGAACACTTGCCGGCTATGACCACCACAGTGACAGCTACCAACAGCAAGGACAACATCACtgacaccaacaacaacacagggaAAGAGAGG GTAGTCTCTGAGGAAGCTCCGACAATAAGCAAAAAGGAGCAAAGCCAGCCTGAGAAGCAGGATTGGCAGGAGAAAGCACCATCCATCCAGCCgaaggagaaggaaagagaaaCCAGGGACTTGAACAGGGAAAAGGCAAAGGAGCATGAGCGGAAGAAAGACAAAGCAGCACAGAACGAGAGCCAGGGGGACGACTTTGAACGGACCCCCAGTGGCAGAGTGAGGCGCCGGTCGGCTCAGGTGGCCGTGTTCCACCTGCAGGAGATAGCAGAGGACGAGCTGGCAAAAGACTGGGGCACGAAGCGCCGCATCAAAGATGACCTGGTGCCTGATAGCAAGAGG TTAAACTACACCCGTCCTGGCCTCCCAAACTTCAGCCCAGAGCTCTTAGAGACCTGGAAGAACCAAGTCAAGGAGAAGGGCTTCATCTGCTGCATCAATGTG AACTGTGAGGCTGTCTATTCAAGTGTGTCAGGACTAAAAGCGCATCTCGCCAACTGCAGCCAG GGCGGGGGTGAACTTGGGAAGTACACTTGTCTGATTTGCCAGAAGGAGTTCAGCTCAGAGAGCGGTGTGAAGTATCACATCagtaaaacacactcacag AACTGGTTTCGAGCAGCAGCCACTCAAGTCGTGTCCAGTAGCAAGAGCAAAGTGCCAGAGGAGGATGACGGGATAAAAGCTGAAGTGAGGAACGGTGCCACAACCGGTAAGAAGAGGGGACGCAAGCCCAAAGAGCGCCCACCCGTCGAGGAGCCTCTCCAAACAAAGACTGAAGCAGCTTCTCCTACTCAAAACTCAGCCCCTGCAGGGAACCCTTCCTCAGGCCCAACACAGTCTCCCACCCTGATCCCTGACCCAACGGACAGTAACAATTCAGGCCAAAACAGACAGCCAATCCTCTCTACCCCCAGACGAAGCAAACCTAAGAGGCTGTGGTTTTCAGAGTAG
- the znf512b gene encoding zinc finger protein 512B isoform X4, producing the protein MGTSPKRGPVCDEPAEGKRKGRPKAEVQELRSIPATVAEKLSHACPYCEAVFATKVRLQKHKLWNHPDGVSMEPKGEQQKLQKTPVKFNTKKRPMENSPPSPVFFKVKKTHEVSTPSQNGEMAHQRSERKQHSHNQPSQQIHQSQPVQPQSQQSQSQSTSSDAGGSESEGGSLPPSLPDEDPERMRHRRKQKTPKKFTGEQPSISGTFGLKGMTKVEEKLKAGRVKRSEGSGLNEDPQRRPTSSQSSKKDHATTSSGTVPDTQWQRSISDRGEVVCPTCSIVTRKTIHGLKKHMEICQKLQDALKCQQCHKQFRSKAGLNYHTMAEHSTKPSGSEGQTGDKHDDRERLRRVLKQMGRIKCPSEGCSAHFSSLMGFQYHQKRCGGEFSDDEKPVFLCQHCGKNYRSKAGRDYHVRTEHLPAMTTTVTATNSKDNITDTNNNTGKERVVSEEAPTISKKEQSQPEKQDWQEKAPSIQPKEKERETRDLNREKAKEHERKKDKAAQNESQGDDFERTPSGRVRRRSAQVAVFHLQEIAEDELAKDWGTKRRIKDDLVPDSKRLNYTRPGLPNFSPELLETWKNQVKEKGFICCINVNCEAVYSSVSGLKAHLANCSQGGGELGKYTCLICQKEFSSESGVKYHISKTHSQNWFRAAATQVVSSSKSKVPEEDDGIKAEVRNGATTGKKRGRKPKERPPVEEPLQTKTEAASPTQNSAPAGNPSSGPTQSPTLIPDPTDSNNSGQNRQPILSTPRRSKPKRLWFSE; encoded by the exons ATGGGGACATCTCCAAAGAGAG gtcCGGTGTGTGATGAGCCAGCAGAGGGGAAGAGGAAAGGTCGTCCTAAAGCAGAAGTGCAGGAACTGAGAAGCATCCCT GCCACTGTAGCTGAGAAGCTGAGTCACGCCTGTCCCTACTGTGAGGCAGTGTTTGCCACAAAGGTTCGCCTGCAGAAGCACAAGCTATGGAACCACCCAGACGGAGTTAGCATGGAGCCCAAGGGCGAGCAGCAAAAGCTTCAAAAGACCCCCGTCAAGTTCAACACCAAGAAAAG GCCCATGGAGAACAGTCCCCCCTCTCCGGTGTTCTTCAAAGTGAAAAAGACGCACGAGGTGTCCACGCCCTCTCAGAACGGGGAGATGGCCCACCAGAGGAGTGAGAGGAAACAGCACAGCCATAATCAGCCTTCACAGCAGATTCACCAGTCCCAGCCGGTCCAGCCTCAGAGCCAGCAGTCGCAGTCCCAAAGTACGTCGTCTGACGCAGGGGGCAGTGAGAGCGAGGGGGGCAGCCTTCCCCCTTCTCTTCCCGATGAAGACCCAGAGAGAATGAGACACA GACGGAAGCAGAAAACACCGAAAAAGTTCACTGGAGAGCAGCCGTCTATATCTGGAACATTTGGATTGAAAG GTATGACTAAAGTGGAGGAGAAGCTGAAGGCAGGTCGTGTGAAGAGATCGGAGGGGAGTGGGCTCAACGAGGATCCTCAGAGAAGACCGACTTCAAGTCAGTCCTCGAAGAAAGATCACGCCACAACCAGCTCTG GGACTGTACCTGACACCCAATGGCAGCGAAGCATCTCAGATAGAGGTGAAGTTGTGTGTCCCACCTGCTCCATCGTCACCAGGAAAACAATCCACGGCCTCAAGAAACACATGGAGATTTGTCAGAAG CTTCAGGACGCTCTGAAGTGCCAGCAGTGCCACAAACAGTTCAGGTCAAAGGCCGGCCTCAACTACCACACCATGGCTGAACACAGCACCAAG CCCTCGGGGAGCGAAGGCCAGACGGGCGACAAACACGACGACAGAGAAAGGCTGCGCCGAGTACTCAAACAGATGGGACGAATCAAGTGTCCCAGTGAG GGCTGTTCAGCACACTTCTCCAGTCTAATGGGCTTCCAGTACCACCAGAAACGCTGTGGAGGAGAGTTCTCTGATGACGAGAAGCCTGTCTTTCTATGCCAGCACTGTGGAAAAAATTACCGCTCCAAAGCTGGCAGGGACTACCATGTGCGTACCGAACACTTGCCGGCTATGACCACCACAGTGACAGCTACCAACAGCAAGGACAACATCACtgacaccaacaacaacacagggaAAGAGAGG GTAGTCTCTGAGGAAGCTCCGACAATAAGCAAAAAGGAGCAAAGCCAGCCTGAGAAGCAGGATTGGCAGGAGAAAGCACCATCCATCCAGCCgaaggagaaggaaagagaaaCCAGGGACTTGAACAGGGAAAAGGCAAAGGAGCATGAGCGGAAGAAAGACAAAGCAGCACAGAACGAGAGCCAGGGGGACGACTTTGAACGGACCCCCAGTGGCAGAGTGAGGCGCCGGTCGGCTCAGGTGGCCGTGTTCCACCTGCAGGAGATAGCAGAGGACGAGCTGGCAAAAGACTGGGGCACGAAGCGCCGCATCAAAGATGACCTGGTGCCTGATAGCAAGAGG TTAAACTACACCCGTCCTGGCCTCCCAAACTTCAGCCCAGAGCTCTTAGAGACCTGGAAGAACCAAGTCAAGGAGAAGGGCTTCATCTGCTGCATCAATGTG AACTGTGAGGCTGTCTATTCAAGTGTGTCAGGACTAAAAGCGCATCTCGCCAACTGCAGCCAG GGCGGGGGTGAACTTGGGAAGTACACTTGTCTGATTTGCCAGAAGGAGTTCAGCTCAGAGAGCGGTGTGAAGTATCACATCagtaaaacacactcacag AACTGGTTTCGAGCAGCAGCCACTCAAGTCGTGTCCAGTAGCAAGAGCAAAGTGCCAGAGGAGGATGACGGGATAAAAGCTGAAGTGAGGAACGGTGCCACAACCGGTAAGAAGAGGGGACGCAAGCCCAAAGAGCGCCCACCCGTCGAGGAGCCTCTCCAAACAAAGACTGAAGCAGCTTCTCCTACTCAAAACTCAGCCCCTGCAGGGAACCCTTCCTCAGGCCCAACACAGTCTCCCACCCTGATCCCTGACCCAACGGACAGTAACAATTCAGGCCAAAACAGACAGCCAATCCTCTCTACCCCCAGACGAAGCAAACCTAAGAGGCTGTGGTTTTCAGAGTAG
- the znf512b gene encoding zinc finger protein 512B isoform X3, translated as MESPSGPRLGKLSSSGLPRARTLKHGHPQEPVRPTPSPENNNKHSPVCDEPAEGKRKGRPKAEVQELRSIPATVAEKLSHACPYCEAVFATKVRLQKHKLWNHPDGVSMEPKGEQQKLQKTPVKFNTKKRPMENSPPSPVFFKVKKTHEVSTPSQNGEMAHQRSERKQHSHNQPSQQIHQSQPVQPQSQQSQSQSTSSDAGGSESEGGSLPPSLPDEDPERMRHRRKQKTPKKFTGEQPSISGTFGLKGMTKVEEKLKAGRVKRSEGSGLNEDPQRRPTSSQSSKKDHATTSSGTVPDTQWQRSISDRGEVVCPTCSIVTRKTIHGLKKHMEICQKLQDALKCQQCHKQFRSKAGLNYHTMAEHSTKPSGSEGQTGDKHDDRERLRRVLKQMGRIKCPSEGCSAHFSSLMGFQYHQKRCGGEFSDDEKPVFLCQHCGKNYRSKAGRDYHVRTEHLPAMTTTVTATNSKDNITDTNNNTGKERVVSEEAPTISKKEQSQPEKQDWQEKAPSIQPKEKERETRDLNREKAKEHERKKDKAAQNESQGDDFERTPSGRVRRRSAQVAVFHLQEIAEDELAKDWGTKRRIKDDLVPDSKRLNYTRPGLPNFSPELLETWKNQVKEKGFICCINVNCEAVYSSVSGLKAHLANCSQGGGELGKYTCLICQKEFSSESGVKYHISKTHSQNWFRAAATQVVSSSKSKVPEEDDGIKAEVRNGATTGKKRGRKPKERPPVEEPLQTKTEAASPTQNSAPAGNPSSGPTQSPTLIPDPTDSNNSGQNRQPILSTPRRSKPKRLWFSE; from the exons gtcCGGTGTGTGATGAGCCAGCAGAGGGGAAGAGGAAAGGTCGTCCTAAAGCAGAAGTGCAGGAACTGAGAAGCATCCCT GCCACTGTAGCTGAGAAGCTGAGTCACGCCTGTCCCTACTGTGAGGCAGTGTTTGCCACAAAGGTTCGCCTGCAGAAGCACAAGCTATGGAACCACCCAGACGGAGTTAGCATGGAGCCCAAGGGCGAGCAGCAAAAGCTTCAAAAGACCCCCGTCAAGTTCAACACCAAGAAAAG GCCCATGGAGAACAGTCCCCCCTCTCCGGTGTTCTTCAAAGTGAAAAAGACGCACGAGGTGTCCACGCCCTCTCAGAACGGGGAGATGGCCCACCAGAGGAGTGAGAGGAAACAGCACAGCCATAATCAGCCTTCACAGCAGATTCACCAGTCCCAGCCGGTCCAGCCTCAGAGCCAGCAGTCGCAGTCCCAAAGTACGTCGTCTGACGCAGGGGGCAGTGAGAGCGAGGGGGGCAGCCTTCCCCCTTCTCTTCCCGATGAAGACCCAGAGAGAATGAGACACA GACGGAAGCAGAAAACACCGAAAAAGTTCACTGGAGAGCAGCCGTCTATATCTGGAACATTTGGATTGAAAG GTATGACTAAAGTGGAGGAGAAGCTGAAGGCAGGTCGTGTGAAGAGATCGGAGGGGAGTGGGCTCAACGAGGATCCTCAGAGAAGACCGACTTCAAGTCAGTCCTCGAAGAAAGATCACGCCACAACCAGCTCTG GGACTGTACCTGACACCCAATGGCAGCGAAGCATCTCAGATAGAGGTGAAGTTGTGTGTCCCACCTGCTCCATCGTCACCAGGAAAACAATCCACGGCCTCAAGAAACACATGGAGATTTGTCAGAAG CTTCAGGACGCTCTGAAGTGCCAGCAGTGCCACAAACAGTTCAGGTCAAAGGCCGGCCTCAACTACCACACCATGGCTGAACACAGCACCAAG CCCTCGGGGAGCGAAGGCCAGACGGGCGACAAACACGACGACAGAGAAAGGCTGCGCCGAGTACTCAAACAGATGGGACGAATCAAGTGTCCCAGTGAG GGCTGTTCAGCACACTTCTCCAGTCTAATGGGCTTCCAGTACCACCAGAAACGCTGTGGAGGAGAGTTCTCTGATGACGAGAAGCCTGTCTTTCTATGCCAGCACTGTGGAAAAAATTACCGCTCCAAAGCTGGCAGGGACTACCATGTGCGTACCGAACACTTGCCGGCTATGACCACCACAGTGACAGCTACCAACAGCAAGGACAACATCACtgacaccaacaacaacacagggaAAGAGAGG GTAGTCTCTGAGGAAGCTCCGACAATAAGCAAAAAGGAGCAAAGCCAGCCTGAGAAGCAGGATTGGCAGGAGAAAGCACCATCCATCCAGCCgaaggagaaggaaagagaaaCCAGGGACTTGAACAGGGAAAAGGCAAAGGAGCATGAGCGGAAGAAAGACAAAGCAGCACAGAACGAGAGCCAGGGGGACGACTTTGAACGGACCCCCAGTGGCAGAGTGAGGCGCCGGTCGGCTCAGGTGGCCGTGTTCCACCTGCAGGAGATAGCAGAGGACGAGCTGGCAAAAGACTGGGGCACGAAGCGCCGCATCAAAGATGACCTGGTGCCTGATAGCAAGAGG TTAAACTACACCCGTCCTGGCCTCCCAAACTTCAGCCCAGAGCTCTTAGAGACCTGGAAGAACCAAGTCAAGGAGAAGGGCTTCATCTGCTGCATCAATGTG AACTGTGAGGCTGTCTATTCAAGTGTGTCAGGACTAAAAGCGCATCTCGCCAACTGCAGCCAG GGCGGGGGTGAACTTGGGAAGTACACTTGTCTGATTTGCCAGAAGGAGTTCAGCTCAGAGAGCGGTGTGAAGTATCACATCagtaaaacacactcacag AACTGGTTTCGAGCAGCAGCCACTCAAGTCGTGTCCAGTAGCAAGAGCAAAGTGCCAGAGGAGGATGACGGGATAAAAGCTGAAGTGAGGAACGGTGCCACAACCGGTAAGAAGAGGGGACGCAAGCCCAAAGAGCGCCCACCCGTCGAGGAGCCTCTCCAAACAAAGACTGAAGCAGCTTCTCCTACTCAAAACTCAGCCCCTGCAGGGAACCCTTCCTCAGGCCCAACACAGTCTCCCACCCTGATCCCTGACCCAACGGACAGTAACAATTCAGGCCAAAACAGACAGCCAATCCTCTCTACCCCCAGACGAAGCAAACCTAAGAGGCTGTGGTTTTCAGAGTAG